GACACGGCGGTAGACGTCGGGCGTGCGCCGCGGGTTCGTGCCGAAGATCCGCACGGTGCCGCTGCTCGGCGTCGAGAAGCCGGCGCACAGCTTGAGCGTGGTCGACTTGCCGGCGCCGTTGTGGCCGAGCAGGCCGATGACGCCGCCGTCGGCGGTGAACGAGACGTCCGCCAGGGCGACCGTGTCGCCGAACCAGCGCGACACCGACTCGAACGCGATCGCGGGGGCGGTGTCGCTCATCCGGTGTCCCGCCCGTACCGGACAGCGAGGACGATGATCGCGACCACCATGATCTCCACCGCCGTCGCCGCCCACAGGCTCGCGCTCAAGTGGCCGCGGTCGGTGTAGCCGGGGTAGAGGCCGCGGGCCGCCTGGATCGGCACGGCTGCGAACGCAAGCAGGCGCAGGTAGTTCTCGTTCAGAGCGTGGGCCAGCACGCCGCCGACGATGGTCGGGATCGCAAGGAACGCCAGGTACCCGCCGACCGCGAACGCGCGCCGCGAGGTGAGCGACGAGATCGCGAGGCCGACGAGCGCGTAGAAGAACCCGATCAAGAGTCCGGAGCCGATGATCCGGAAGATGTCGACCCAGTGCCGTTCGACGTAGGCGATCGGGTGGATGGCGAACAGCATGTTCCCGGCGTAGAGGATGAGCGGCGGCGCCAGCGTCACGAGCAGGATCGGCATGAGCGCCGCGAGCACCTTGCCGACCACGTAGTCGCCGCGGCTGATCGCCGTCGAGAAGTAGAGCGAGAGGGTGCGGTCGCGGCGGTCGGGGCACACCAGCTCCGGGGTGACGACGACGCTGAAGACGAGGATGACGACCCCGATCGCGCCCATGTAGTCCGAGTACGGCAGCGCCGCCTGGAGCCCGCCGCTCCCCAGCGCGGTCGGCCCGAACAGCGCCCGCAGGCCGAGCACGACCAGCGCGGGCGCGAAGCCGAGCAGGATGAGCGTGATGGGGATGAGCTTCGTCTTCCATCCGCGGCGGGCGCCGAGCGCGCGCAGGGAGCTCCAGCGCGCGAGCGACCAGATCGCCGCGATCCGGCCCGCCCGGGGGCCGTCGTACGTGCTGTAGGCGACGTCGGAGACGCGGGCGTCGGCGGCGCTCATCCGATCGCCCCGATCAGCGACTCCTCGAGCGTGGGCCCGGCCGGCCGCAGCTCGCGCAGGCCGACCCCGGCGGTGCACGCCGCGTCGCGCACGCCGGTGAGCACGCCGTCGGCGTCGCTCCCCTGCACGACCAGCCAGGCGTCCTCGCCGCCGCCGTCTCGGTGCACGGTCAGGCCCAGCTCCTGGGCGGCGCGGGCGAACCCGTCGGGGTCGCCGACGATCCGCACCCGCACGTCTCCGCGCACGGCGGCCGAGGCGTGGTCGATCGCCCGGGTGGCGGCGACCTTGCCCTCGCGCAGGACGATGACCGAGTCGCAGGTGCGGGCGACGTCCTCGAGCACGTGGGACGACATGACGACGGCGATGTCGAGCTCGGTCGAGAGCCGGCGGACGAGTGCGAGCATCTCCTCGCGCCCGGCCGGGTCGAGGCCATTCGTGGGCTCGTCCAGGATGACGAGCCCGGGCGAGTGGACGATCGCCTGGGCCAGGTTGGTGCGCTGCTTCATCCCGACCGAGAAGGTGCGGATGAGCCGTGAGCGCTCCTCCTCGAGGCCGACCTGGAAGAGCACCTCCGACGCCCGCAGCACCGCCACCCGCCGGGGCAGGCCGCGCAGCTCGCCCATGTGCACGACCAGGTCGCGCGCGGTCATGCCCATCGGCAGGCAGCTGTGCTCGGGCATGTAGCCGAGCAGCCGCCGCACCTCCCAGGCAGGCTTCGACGCGTCCATGCCGAGCACCCTGGCGGAGCCGGCGTCGGCCCGGATCAGTCCGAGCATGACCCGCATCAGCGTCGACTTGCCGGCGCCGTTCGCGCCCAGCAGGCCGACGGCCCGCTCGCGCACTGTGGCCGTCACGCCGTCGAGCGCGACGATGTTGCCGTAGCGCTTGCTGACGCCTTCGATCTCGACGAGCGGCTCACCGCCGCCATTCCGGCTCACGCCAGAGATTCTGCCGCAGAGAGGAGCCGCTGCGCCGACTGCGACCCGGCGATCGTGTACGTCACGCCGCCGCGGCTCCACTGGATCACGGAACCGAGCGTCGTGTCGAGCTCGTGCGCCTTGACGCCTGCGACCGAGACCGACGGCAGCGCGGAGAGCGGGGACTTCGAGCCGTTCGCGCGCTGCTCGAGCAGGAACACCGTGCCGAGGCCGCGGCCGTACGTGGCGAGCGCAGCCCGGTGGGAGCCGATCGAGACCGCGCGCAGCTCGTGCTGCGGGAAGCCGGCCAGCCGCTTCGGAGCCGCGACGCTGAACCCGACCGCCTTCGACACGGCGGCCGCGCCGATGGCCGGCGCGACGTGCGCCTGCCGCATCGGGTGCTCATGCCGGCTGGGCATGTGCACGTGCACGATCTTCGTACCGGCGGGCGGCGTCATGCTGAGCGCCCGAGCCGGGATCGCGCCGTAGCGGATGCGGGTGACCGAGATCGAGATCGCCGCAGTGCTCGACCCACGCGGGAAGATCGCGAAGCGCAGCGGCACCGCGTGGGCGGCGTCCCAGGCCAGGTCGAACTCGCCGAACAGGCCGCCGTTGTGGCGCGGCGAGACGTGCACCGTGTAGGCCTCGCGGCCGGCGACGTTGCTCGGGATCGCGCCCGAGATGACCGCGAACTTCGAGGCCTGCGCCAGCGCGTGCGTGATCGCCGCCATCGTCGGCGCGATGGGCTCGGTCGCGGCGCCCTTCTTCTCGTGGTGCTTCACCGGGAGGACGTAGGCGACGTGGTGCTTGCGGTCGTAGAGCGTCACCTGGTGGCCGTCGTAGGCGACCGAGGTGGTGCCGAGCTGCGACTTGACGACGAGCCGGGCCCGCCCGCCGCCGACCCACACGCTCCCGGTCGCGCCCTGCAGGAGCGGGTTCGAGGCGAGCGACGTCGAGGAGCCGGCGAGCAGGTGCTGGTCGACCCGGAACTGGGCCGACACGCCGGCCACCGGCTTGGCCGTGAAGATGCGATGGACGGCGCTCGCGAGCGAGCGCTTGGGCGGCTTGGCGGCGCCGCTTCGCGTCATCGCGTAGGCGGTGACGGAGATCGCCGAGAGCAGGACGACTGCGAGGACGAGCCAGCCGATCAGGCTGGTGGCGGACGAACGCTTGATGATGCCCATGGCACGCTTCCTTCCGGTGAGTCGCATGCACCGTACCCATCGACCCTGAGAGCCGCGTGAGGGCGGCGACTCAGGCGGCGCGCCCGGCCTCGGCCCGCGGCACCGGCCCCTGCTCGATCTGCGCCGCGGTCTGGCCGCCGCGCATGAGCGACGCGCCGGCGGCGACCAGGCAGGCGGTGATCGCGAAGCCGAAGGCAGCGTGCAGGCCGTTTCGGAACGGCTCGGAGATCAGCTGGGGGA
The nucleotide sequence above comes from Gaiellales bacterium. Encoded proteins:
- a CDS encoding ABC transporter permease subunit, which encodes MSAADARVSDVAYSTYDGPRAGRIAAIWSLARWSSLRALGARRGWKTKLIPITLILLGFAPALVVLGLRALFGPTALGSGGLQAALPYSDYMGAIGVVILVFSVVVTPELVCPDRRDRTLSLYFSTAISRGDYVVGKVLAALMPILLVTLAPPLILYAGNMLFAIHPIAYVERHWVDIFRIIGSGLLIGFFYALVGLAISSLTSRRAFAVGGYLAFLAIPTIVGGVLAHALNENYLRLLAFAAVPIQAARGLYPGYTDRGHLSASLWAATAVEIMVVAIIVLAVRYGRDTG
- a CDS encoding ABC transporter ATP-binding protein, which translates into the protein MSRNGGGEPLVEIEGVSKRYGNIVALDGVTATVRERAVGLLGANGAGKSTLMRVMLGLIRADAGSARVLGMDASKPAWEVRRLLGYMPEHSCLPMGMTARDLVVHMGELRGLPRRVAVLRASEVLFQVGLEEERSRLIRTFSVGMKQRTNLAQAIVHSPGLVILDEPTNGLDPAGREEMLALVRRLSTELDIAVVMSSHVLEDVARTCDSVIVLREGKVAATRAIDHASAAVRGDVRVRIVGDPDGFARAAQELGLTVHRDGGGEDAWLVVQGSDADGVLTGVRDAACTAGVGLRELRPAGPTLEESLIGAIG